GCAGCGTACTTGAACAGCCGCCCAATAATGTGCATCTGCTGCTTAACCGGAATGGATTTCGACCAGGCAGATTGATGCTTTGATGAATCAGCCATCAGCTGTTGCCTCCCTTCACTTTGGTTTCCAGTTCCTGACGCTCAAACATTTCGTGGTACCAACCACCGCGGGTCATTAATTGATCGTGAGTGCCGCGCTCAACAATTTTGCCGTCATCGATCACCAGAATTTCGTCGGCATTCATCACTGAACTCAACCGATGGGCAGAAATGATCGTCGTCTTATCGGAACGTTCAGCGTGCAGATTTTCGAGAATTTGGGTTTCCGTTTCCGCATCAACCGCAGATAACGCATCATCCAAGATTAATAGTTCCGGGTTGATTAACAGCGCGCGGGCAATTGAAAGCCGCTGACGTTGACCACCCGAAAGTGAAATGCCTTCCTCACCAACAGCTGTGTCATAACCATCTGGCATCGCTTGAATCTGGTCATACAAATCACTTTTTTTGGCAGCTTGTTCCACTTCAGCTTGGGTAGCGTCAGGACGGGCAAAGCGGATGTTTTCCCGAATACTTTGTGAGAACAGGAACGTATCTTGAGGCACGTAGCCGATTGCAGGAATTAAAGCGTCCATCTTATATTGCTTGATATCAATGCCACCAAACTTAATTGACCCTTTATAATTATCAAATTGACGTAAAATCAGCCGCAAAATCGTACTCTTCCCGGAGCCCACTTTGCCGACCAACCCGACCGTTTTGCCAGCCGGCACTTTAAAGTCAATGTTTTGCAGGGCCAGTCGTTTGTCACCGGGATATGAGAAACTCTTAACGTCATAATCGATTTCGCCCTTCGGTGTAATTGTCACACCATTAGGATCGTCAATCACCTTGCTTTGCTGGTTAATCAGGTCCATGACCCGATCATAACTGGCATTCCCACGTTCCAACGTGTTAAACAGCATGCCGACGGCAAACATCGGCCAGATCATCATGGCCAGATAGGAAACAAACGAAACCAGCGAACCGATGGTAATTGTCCCATTGGTGACCAAATAGCCACCGTAAACAATCGTAATCACATAGGACAGCGCGATGATCATGGTGGTCATCGGGTCAAACAAAGAATCCAGAAAATTGACCCGCCGGTTGATGTTGATGGTTCTGGCAACCTGGTTGTCAAAATCCTGCATATCTTCTTTTTGCTGCCCAAGGCCCTTAATGACCTTGATGCCGGTAATACTTTCCTCGGCTTTATTATTCAGCCGTGAAAAGGCAGCTTGAGAATCTCG
Above is a genomic segment from Lentilactobacillus buchneri containing:
- a CDS encoding ABC transporter ATP-binding protein; amino-acid sequence: MSIFVKLGWYFKREWKIYLVGLFGLLLTALVGIIPPRIIGNLVDSIHNGKLTAKYLMFLLIVLTIVSFAQYGARYMWRTAIWGEAAKLEKVLRNRLFFHYTSMDHEFFQRYRTGDLMAHATNDLSAIQRVAGGGILQFADSMITGGTTLIAMVTLIDWRLTLIAILPFPLLAVMARYLGTKIHIAFRDSQAAFSRLNNKAEESITGIKVIKGLGQQKEDMQDFDNQVARTININRRVNFLDSLFDPMTTMIIALSYVITIVYGGYLVTNGTITIGSLVSFVSYLAMMIWPMFAVGMLFNTLERGNASYDRVMDLINQQSKVIDDPNGVTITPKGEIDYDVKSFSYPGDKRLALQNIDFKVPAGKTVGLVGKVGSGKSTILRLILRQFDNYKGSIKFGGIDIKQYKMDALIPAIGYVPQDTFLFSQSIRENIRFARPDATQAEVEQAAKKSDLYDQIQAMPDGYDTAVGEEGISLSGGQRQRLSIARALLINPELLILDDALSAVDAETETQILENLHAERSDKTTIISAHRLSSVMNADEILVIDDGKIVERGTHDQLMTRGGWYHEMFERQELETKVKGGNS